AGCGTGTGCAGGATCGCGTGGCCGGTACGGTCGGCAGCAGCACAGGTGCGCTGAACCGGAGGGCCATCACCAAAGTTCTGCATGTGGCCACCGAACGGGCGCTGATAAATCTTGCCCTCTTCGGTACGCGAGAACGGCACACCGTAATGTTCAAGCTCGTAAACCGCAGCAGGAGCCTCACGCGCCAGATATTCCATCGCGTCGGTGTCACCCAGCCAGTCCGATCCCTTAACGGTATCGTACATATGCCACTGCCAGCTGTCCGGGCCCATGTTTTTGAGCGATGCCGCAATTCCACCCTGCGCTGCAACCGTATGGGAGCGCGTCGGGAAAACTTTGGTGATACAGGCTGTCTTCAGCCCCTGTTCGGCCATACCAAGTGTTGCGCGCAGACCGGCACCACCGGCACCCACCACGACAACATCAAATTTGTGATCAACGAATGTGTAGTTCTTTTCGCCCGCAGCACCAGCTGCATTGTTTTGTGCACTAGCCATCGGGCTATCAACCTCCGAAGCTCAGCTTGAGGATCGCGTAAACGCAAACCACGCCTACAACCACCGTGAAAAAGGTGTTGAGCATGACCAGCAGAACCTTCAGGCCTTCGCTGTGAATGTAATCTTCAATAACAACCTGCATGCCAAGACGCATGTGGTAAACGCCGGTCAACACGAACAGCGCCATCACCAGAGCGGTGAAAGGATGCGCCAGAACGGCTTTCACTTCCGCATAGCTTGCGCCTTGCAGCGAAATGACGAGACCAACGAAAAACAGAACCAGCGGAACGAGCGCCAAGGCGCTCATCCGCTGAAACCAGAAGTGGCCCGTGCCTTCCTTGGCAGACCCCAGACCGCGAACCTTGCCGAGAGGTGTACGCATATCGTTCATGTCAGAACTCCTTTCAGCGCACTGCTAAAGCAACAACCCAGACAAGGATTGTTACAGGCAATGAGAAGGCAAGCGTTGCCCAGGCAATCTTGCTGGCTGTGTGCTTTTCAAGTCCGGCACCCATGTCCCAGATGAAATGGCGCACGCCACCAGCCAGATGGTGCAGCAACGCCCAGGTGTAGCCAAACAGAAC
This genomic stretch from Brucella pseudogrignonensis harbors:
- the sdhD gene encoding succinate dehydrogenase, hydrophobic membrane anchor protein; amino-acid sequence: MNDMRTPLGKVRGLGSAKEGTGHFWFQRMSALALVPLVLFFVGLVISLQGASYAEVKAVLAHPFTALVMALFVLTGVYHMRLGMQVVIEDYIHSEGLKVLLVMLNTFFTVVVGVVCVYAILKLSFGG